A stretch of Aureispira sp. CCB-E DNA encodes these proteins:
- a CDS encoding PfaD family polyunsaturated fatty acid/polyketide biosynthesis protein yields MINFTGIKQKLYWKGSPRAISFDAAGMEQKLKNTSDNCFVVLDHADRIGVANAGELTTDGNGLQVLGMVAPMTAQQLGDPTFRRDYQLKYAYKTGAMANGIASEALVIAMGKAGLLGSFGAAGLVPNRVEQAINTIQDALKKEHYAFNLIHSPNEPALEEGAVKHFLARGVQVVEASAFLNLTINIVHYRVAGLTQDAEGNVVINNRVIAKISRKEVAKHFMQPAPKKYLDKLLAAGKITALQAELAAKVPMADDITVEADSGGHTDNRPLVALLPSIIRLRDELQLIHQFKTAIRVGAAGGISTPESALSAFMMGAAYIVTGSVNQACVEAGTSEHVRKLLANVSQTDVMMAPASDMFEMGVELQVLKRGTLFGPRAKKLYEYYMKYESIDDIPAAEREKLEKQTFRKPLEEVWQGCIEFFQERDPHQIERAQNNPKRKMALIFRWYLGLSSNWANAGIKERVSDMQIWCGPAMGAFNDWAKGTYLEAYENRTAADIAGHIMEGAAYLYRVQALQTQGIHLPIEWATYVPNEKHVAALLS; encoded by the coding sequence ATGATTAACTTCACAGGAATAAAGCAAAAATTGTATTGGAAAGGCTCTCCTAGAGCAATTTCCTTTGATGCTGCTGGCATGGAGCAAAAGCTAAAAAACACAAGCGACAACTGTTTTGTTGTTTTAGATCATGCAGATAGAATTGGAGTAGCCAATGCAGGGGAATTGACCACCGATGGTAATGGTCTACAAGTTTTAGGTATGGTAGCTCCTATGACTGCTCAACAATTGGGAGATCCTACCTTTAGAAGAGATTACCAACTAAAGTACGCTTATAAAACAGGAGCTATGGCAAATGGGATTGCCTCTGAGGCTTTGGTTATTGCAATGGGCAAGGCTGGATTATTGGGATCTTTTGGGGCAGCAGGCTTGGTTCCTAATCGAGTAGAACAAGCTATTAATACAATACAAGATGCCTTAAAAAAAGAACATTATGCGTTTAACTTAATTCACAGTCCTAATGAGCCTGCTTTGGAAGAAGGTGCTGTTAAGCATTTTTTAGCTAGAGGTGTACAAGTTGTAGAGGCTTCTGCTTTCTTAAACTTAACGATCAATATTGTACACTATCGTGTAGCTGGTTTGACACAAGATGCAGAGGGAAATGTGGTTATCAACAATCGCGTCATCGCCAAAATTTCACGCAAAGAAGTGGCAAAGCACTTTATGCAACCCGCTCCTAAAAAATATCTAGATAAATTGTTGGCAGCTGGAAAAATCACAGCTCTACAAGCAGAATTGGCAGCTAAAGTTCCTATGGCTGATGACATTACCGTTGAAGCAGATTCTGGCGGGCATACCGACAATCGTCCATTGGTTGCTTTGTTGCCTTCTATCATTCGTTTGCGTGATGAATTGCAATTAATCCATCAATTCAAGACAGCCATTCGTGTTGGAGCAGCTGGTGGAATTTCTACTCCTGAATCTGCCTTATCTGCATTTATGATGGGAGCTGCTTATATTGTAACTGGTTCTGTAAATCAAGCTTGTGTAGAAGCTGGAACGTCTGAGCATGTGCGCAAATTATTGGCTAATGTCTCTCAAACGGATGTCATGATGGCTCCTGCTTCTGATATGTTTGAAATGGGGGTTGAACTACAAGTTCTGAAACGTGGTACTTTGTTCGGTCCCAGAGCCAAAAAATTGTATGAATATTATATGAAGTATGAATCTATTGATGATATTCCAGCAGCAGAACGAGAAAAACTAGAAAAACAGACATTTAGAAAGCCTTTGGAAGAGGTTTGGCAAGGTTGTATTGAGTTCTTTCAAGAGCGTGACCCTCATCAAATTGAACGAGCTCAAAACAATCCTAAACGAAAAATGGCTTTAATTTTCCGTTGGTACTTAGGCTTGTCTTCAAACTGGGCAAACGCAGGTATCAAAGAGCGAGTAAGTGATATGCAAATCTGGTGTGGTCCTGCAATGGGTGCTTTTAATGATTGGGCAAAAGGTACTTATTTGGAGGCCTACGAAAATCGTACAGCAGCCGATATTGCTGGGCATATCATGGAAGGCGCTGCTTATCTTTATCGTGTTCAAGCCTTACAAACGCAAGGAATACACTTACCAATCGAGTGGGCAACTTATGTTCCTAACGAAAAACACGTTGCTGCTCTGCTTAGCTAA
- a CDS encoding PfaB family protein, producing MKIAIIGMSGLFPGSSTNEEFWDNLVGEKNLIEFANEEDFGVDPDHFYQSGKGIVDKCYSLRGGYIRNFDFDPNGYELSANFVAQQDKLYQWSLYVAKEALKDSGYYNNKAVLEKCGLILGNLSFPTGSSHRLLSDVYTKTTEKALQELLHDKNFKIPANNFPPPNNEVLTYTPSEMVVKGLGLGGGHYALDAACATSLYAIKLACDDLVTGKTDLMLAGAVCGSDQLFIHMGFSIFHAYAPHDQKFAPLDKNSGGLVSSEGAGIVVLKRLEDAQRDGDQILGVIGGIGLSNDGRGKFLLSPNPKGQNLAFERAYLLDDVLPQNTSYLECHATGTPLGDVTEMNSISNFFKQHDTHPLLGSVKSNMGHLLTAAGMTGLFKVLLSMKKGFIPPNVNLTQAVQADNQWIQDKHIITETTPWKGNQAGINSFGFGGTNAHMVIQTYEGQKETNSSPIPPVPMSIVGMEAYFGDCTNLEDFYATIYNGKQHFRELPSERWKGFDANEALLKDYGFENGKAPKGAYINAFEIDLLRYKIQPKEAETLEPQQALILSVADKALQDAGIQESQNIAVLIAMESELAIHHYLARWDSTWQLEQALKNSNISLDEEKKKQLKESCKNAIYFREGGQTPSQHTSFVGNIMASRIAALWDFSGPAFTVSCGENSVFKALEVAQNMLSLGEVDAVVVGGVDFCGGLENVLLRNQKSPVNTIDKPSLSFNQDDHGWLVGEGAGAIVLKRSEDAQEDKVYATIDSIGQATNNLNVGYQEVVASGISTQDNQEILQLLQTEQAQPVALGSVKANIGNTCAASGIASLIKTALCLHHRFIPGIPNWKAPKFSEEFATTNYYFPSQSRPWLLNDSIDKRRAAINGLDGLQIQMVEANNYEVKETPLTHGRIASVVILKGNNETELEHQITHLKTTVEDSKKTLVQIAAQFYQAAKQQKTTYCMAVVANNKKQLLQEIKFLQKGLKNAIAQGKEIKTPKGSYFTGNPLAQKGSVAFVYPGSATAYQGLGQDIFQLFPQLHTHFEAKVPNMADFVGTKYLHPQTQSITDEAPNIHKDAVGMMSAGVFSSAIYTYILRSYFKLEPKMALGYSMGESASMWYSLDVWSPDRTATFRNSNLFLTELAGDLNLIAKVWNISPEEARQRWISLIVLAPREKVEGLVARYDNAYVSFINTNNELVISGEKSVCLSIVEQLSCPSVEVPFQNVIHHDFCNLVYDELIEMHRFPLDQQPTIDFYSSIDAKPLPFDSQKIAENSTQVCCQAVDFPKSVATIYDRGARIFIELGANATCTNWIKENLKGQEHLALSMNKKGKSEAQNIMEAIAQLLSHGVELDLDILYKHVSLKAEPRSFKKKIITGGKRIFDVLLSDSNKATFANLPSQNKRKEPALALATAATEATFVTSSATVTSPIEQKNISIPSAQYTAETKKSVVALETKTVETTNNKTSNPKVGENGLSLQDFSSGEHLKGKTIVFSQEDLQEFATGKIGKVFGPEYDIIDTYSRRVMLPMDPYLLVSRVTGLNAKKGEFKPSTMQTEYDIPYNAWFTTDGQIPWAVSVESGQCDLLLISYLGIDFENKGNLVYRLLDCTLTFVDDLPFEGQTLRYDISINSFVRNGDNLLFFFSYNCYVEDRLVLKMRNGCAGFFTDEQLEEGLGVVYSKEELEAKVNARKPKFTPLLNTTKTSFSKEDLRHLINGDIEKCFGNVSYYANGRNKSLCLPPEEILMLDRITSVDLEGGAYGLGSIVAEKDLSPTDWYFPCHFRDDEVLAGSLQAEGGGNLLRFFMLMLGLQRLTKDARYQPIFDLPQKVRCRKQVVPGKDTKLIYKLEVKEIGLVPNPYVIADLEIISNGVITVHFENLGLQLREKDNPKYLEKEAGVQISPRSKDALLNELDITTFALDNLSKAFGPDFACYDGRTVSRQPNTDLQLISRVLKIDGERLNFKKPSTIYAEYDVPVDAWYYEQNSTATMPYSVLMEIALQPCGLLGAYLGSTLPFSDKNLFFRNLDGTGEMFDLPFGTDWRGKTIHNKSVLVSSVALGGTVLQNYTFELSIDGQVFYKGKSSFGFFPGEALAQQVGLDNGVEVPAWYVSQNLQPKDYVSINLDSLYGKMKLFKAPADKPHYRLAGDQLLLLDKLKIVKDGGEYGKGYIHASKIVNTYDWFFTCHFYQDPVMPGSLGVEAILQAMQTFALQQNLGKAFKSPKFVQLDHHKTVWKYRGQILLGVENMHCEVHFKTIEKRGDTLAIIGDAYLWNEGTRIYQVTDLALGIKEA from the coding sequence ATGAAAATAGCAATTATAGGAATGTCAGGTTTATTTCCAGGTTCTTCTACTAACGAAGAGTTTTGGGATAACTTGGTCGGTGAAAAAAATTTAATTGAGTTTGCCAACGAAGAAGACTTTGGAGTTGACCCCGATCATTTTTACCAATCGGGCAAAGGGATTGTTGACAAATGTTATTCTTTGCGAGGTGGCTATATCCGAAATTTTGATTTTGATCCGAATGGATATGAACTCTCAGCCAATTTTGTAGCCCAACAAGATAAGTTGTATCAATGGTCGCTCTATGTTGCCAAAGAAGCTTTGAAAGACAGTGGTTATTATAATAACAAAGCTGTTTTAGAAAAATGTGGTTTGATTCTAGGAAATTTATCGTTTCCTACTGGCTCTTCACATAGATTATTATCAGACGTTTATACCAAAACAACTGAAAAAGCACTTCAAGAGCTGCTGCACGATAAAAATTTCAAAATTCCTGCCAACAACTTCCCGCCTCCCAACAACGAAGTACTCACCTATACCCCATCCGAAATGGTGGTCAAAGGTTTGGGTTTGGGTGGTGGGCATTATGCCTTAGATGCGGCTTGTGCCACTTCTTTGTATGCAATCAAACTAGCTTGTGATGATTTGGTGACAGGTAAAACGGATTTAATGTTGGCTGGGGCTGTTTGTGGTTCTGACCAATTGTTCATCCATATGGGTTTTTCTATCTTTCATGCCTATGCCCCACACGATCAAAAATTTGCACCATTGGACAAAAACTCTGGCGGTTTAGTGTCATCAGAGGGAGCTGGTATTGTTGTTTTAAAACGATTGGAAGATGCTCAAAGAGACGGCGACCAAATTTTGGGCGTTATTGGTGGTATTGGCTTGTCCAATGATGGACGAGGAAAATTTTTGTTAAGTCCTAATCCAAAAGGACAAAATTTAGCCTTTGAACGCGCCTATCTATTGGATGATGTTTTGCCTCAAAATACTAGTTATTTGGAATGTCATGCAACAGGAACGCCACTTGGAGATGTCACAGAAATGAACTCTATTTCCAACTTCTTTAAGCAGCATGATACGCATCCTTTATTGGGTTCTGTCAAATCCAATATGGGGCACTTGCTAACGGCAGCAGGAATGACGGGCTTGTTTAAAGTTTTGCTTTCGATGAAAAAAGGTTTTATCCCTCCTAATGTCAACTTGACACAAGCTGTTCAAGCCGACAACCAATGGATTCAGGATAAGCACATTATTACCGAAACAACGCCTTGGAAAGGCAATCAAGCAGGGATCAATTCCTTTGGTTTTGGTGGCACCAATGCCCATATGGTTATTCAAACCTATGAAGGACAAAAAGAAACTAACTCTAGTCCTATACCCCCCGTTCCTATGTCTATTGTCGGAATGGAAGCCTACTTTGGGGATTGTACCAACCTAGAAGACTTCTATGCTACGATTTATAATGGTAAACAGCATTTTAGAGAACTACCCTCCGAACGTTGGAAAGGATTTGATGCCAACGAGGCATTGCTTAAAGATTACGGTTTTGAAAACGGCAAAGCTCCTAAAGGGGCTTATATCAATGCATTTGAAATAGACCTATTGCGTTATAAAATTCAGCCCAAAGAAGCAGAAACATTAGAGCCTCAACAGGCTTTAATTCTAAGTGTAGCCGATAAGGCTTTGCAAGATGCAGGAATTCAAGAAAGCCAAAATATCGCTGTATTGATTGCCATGGAATCAGAGTTGGCTATTCACCATTACCTTGCTCGTTGGGATAGTACTTGGCAATTAGAACAAGCATTAAAAAATAGCAATATTTCTTTGGATGAGGAAAAGAAAAAACAATTAAAGGAAAGCTGCAAAAATGCTATTTATTTCCGTGAGGGAGGACAAACACCTAGCCAACACACCAGTTTTGTAGGTAATATCATGGCTAGTAGAATTGCGGCATTATGGGACTTTTCTGGTCCAGCCTTTACCGTTTCTTGTGGCGAAAACTCTGTCTTTAAAGCCTTAGAAGTTGCTCAAAATATGCTGTCTTTAGGTGAAGTAGATGCCGTAGTAGTTGGTGGTGTAGATTTTTGTGGTGGCTTAGAGAATGTCTTACTTCGCAACCAAAAATCGCCTGTTAATACAATAGACAAACCGAGCCTTAGTTTTAACCAAGATGATCACGGCTGGCTAGTCGGAGAAGGGGCAGGCGCCATCGTCTTAAAACGCAGTGAAGATGCTCAAGAAGATAAAGTTTACGCTACCATTGATTCTATTGGACAAGCAACAAACAATCTAAATGTAGGCTACCAAGAAGTTGTCGCCAGCGGCATTTCGACACAAGATAATCAAGAAATACTACAACTCTTGCAAACAGAGCAAGCGCAACCTGTTGCCTTGGGGTCTGTTAAAGCTAATATTGGGAATACTTGTGCTGCTTCTGGCATTGCAAGTTTGATAAAAACAGCTTTGTGCCTCCACCACCGCTTTATACCTGGCATTCCTAATTGGAAAGCACCCAAATTTTCAGAAGAGTTTGCTACTACTAATTATTATTTTCCAAGTCAATCTCGACCTTGGCTCTTGAATGATAGCATTGACAAACGCAGAGCTGCTATTAATGGCTTAGATGGCTTACAAATTCAAATGGTGGAAGCCAACAACTATGAAGTAAAAGAAACGCCTTTGACGCACGGGCGCATTGCAAGCGTGGTTATTTTGAAGGGAAATAACGAAACAGAGTTAGAGCATCAAATCACCCATCTCAAAACAACGGTTGAAGACAGTAAAAAAACATTGGTACAAATTGCGGCGCAATTTTATCAAGCTGCAAAGCAGCAAAAAACAACCTATTGTATGGCGGTTGTTGCCAATAATAAAAAGCAATTGTTACAAGAAATAAAGTTCCTTCAAAAAGGCTTAAAAAATGCGATTGCTCAGGGCAAAGAAATTAAAACACCAAAGGGATCTTACTTTACAGGAAATCCTTTGGCTCAAAAAGGAAGTGTTGCCTTTGTCTATCCAGGATCGGCTACTGCTTACCAAGGGTTGGGGCAAGATATTTTTCAACTTTTCCCTCAGTTGCATACTCATTTTGAAGCAAAGGTGCCCAATATGGCTGATTTTGTGGGGACGAAGTACCTGCACCCACAAACGCAAAGCATCACAGACGAAGCACCCAACATTCACAAAGATGCTGTAGGCATGATGTCGGCTGGTGTTTTCTCTTCTGCTATTTATACCTATATACTGCGCTCTTATTTCAAGTTAGAACCCAAAATGGCTTTAGGGTACAGCATGGGAGAATCAGCAAGTATGTGGTATTCTTTGGATGTCTGGAGTCCTGATCGTACGGCTACGTTTAGAAATTCTAATTTATTTTTAACAGAGTTAGCTGGTGATCTCAATCTCATTGCAAAAGTCTGGAACATTAGTCCTGAAGAGGCTCGTCAACGATGGATTAGTTTAATCGTTTTGGCTCCTAGAGAAAAAGTAGAAGGCTTGGTAGCTCGTTATGACAATGCTTATGTTAGTTTTATTAATACCAATAACGAATTAGTTATTTCTGGAGAAAAAAGTGTTTGTTTGTCTATTGTAGAACAATTGTCTTGTCCTTCTGTTGAAGTTCCTTTTCAAAATGTCATTCACCACGATTTTTGCAACTTGGTATACGATGAATTGATAGAAATGCACCGTTTTCCTTTGGATCAACAACCTACTATTGATTTCTACTCTAGTATTGATGCAAAGCCTCTTCCTTTTGACAGTCAAAAAATTGCCGAAAACTCCACACAGGTTTGTTGCCAAGCCGTCGATTTTCCCAAATCAGTCGCAACAATCTACGATAGAGGAGCTCGGATTTTTATAGAATTAGGCGCCAATGCCACTTGTACCAATTGGATCAAAGAGAATTTAAAAGGTCAAGAACATTTGGCACTTAGCATGAACAAAAAAGGCAAATCTGAAGCTCAGAATATTATGGAAGCGATTGCGCAACTACTGAGCCATGGCGTAGAGCTGGATTTGGATATTTTGTACAAACACGTGTCTCTAAAAGCAGAGCCTCGTTCCTTTAAGAAAAAAATTATTACAGGTGGAAAGCGTATTTTTGATGTCTTGCTCAGTGACTCTAACAAAGCTACTTTTGCAAATTTACCATCTCAAAATAAGCGAAAAGAACCTGCCTTAGCCCTCGCAACAGCAGCTACAGAAGCTACTTTTGTCACCTCTAGCGCTACCGTTACGAGTCCAATAGAACAAAAAAATATTTCAATACCTAGTGCTCAGTACACCGCTGAGACAAAAAAATCAGTCGTCGCCTTGGAAACAAAAACAGTTGAAACAACAAACAACAAAACCTCAAATCCAAAAGTTGGTGAAAATGGTTTGTCACTTCAAGATTTTAGCTCTGGAGAACATTTAAAAGGAAAGACTATTGTCTTTTCGCAAGAAGATTTACAAGAATTTGCTACAGGAAAAATTGGAAAAGTATTTGGTCCTGAGTATGATATTATTGACACCTATAGCCGACGCGTGATGCTACCAATGGATCCTTATCTATTGGTCAGTAGAGTAACGGGTTTGAACGCAAAGAAAGGCGAATTTAAGCCTTCTACAATGCAAACCGAGTACGATATTCCTTACAATGCTTGGTTTACAACAGACGGTCAAATTCCTTGGGCTGTTTCTGTTGAATCGGGGCAATGCGATTTATTATTGATTTCTTATTTAGGAATTGATTTTGAGAACAAAGGCAATTTAGTCTATCGTTTGTTGGATTGCACCTTAACCTTCGTCGATGATTTGCCTTTTGAAGGACAAACTCTACGTTATGACATTTCTATCAATTCTTTTGTTAGAAATGGCGACAATCTACTCTTCTTCTTTAGTTACAATTGTTACGTTGAAGATCGTTTGGTTTTAAAAATGCGCAATGGTTGTGCTGGTTTCTTCACAGATGAGCAGCTAGAAGAAGGTTTGGGTGTTGTTTATAGCAAAGAAGAGTTAGAAGCAAAAGTAAATGCTAGAAAACCTAAATTTACGCCATTACTCAACACAACAAAAACAAGTTTTTCGAAAGAAGATTTGCGTCATCTAATCAACGGCGACATTGAAAAATGTTTTGGCAATGTCTCTTATTATGCTAATGGAAGAAATAAATCTCTGTGCTTGCCTCCTGAGGAAATTTTGATGCTAGACCGAATTACTTCTGTAGATTTAGAAGGTGGTGCCTATGGGCTTGGAAGTATTGTGGCAGAAAAAGATTTGAGTCCTACCGATTGGTACTTCCCTTGTCATTTCCGTGATGATGAAGTATTAGCAGGTTCTTTGCAAGCCGAAGGAGGTGGAAATTTATTGCGTTTCTTTATGTTGATGCTTGGATTGCAACGATTAACCAAAGATGCTCGTTATCAACCTATCTTTGATTTGCCACAAAAGGTTCGTTGCCGCAAGCAAGTTGTTCCAGGAAAAGATACCAAATTGATTTACAAATTAGAAGTAAAAGAAATTGGCTTAGTTCCTAATCCTTATGTCATTGCTGACTTAGAGATTATTTCTAATGGTGTTATTACGGTACATTTTGAGAATTTAGGTTTGCAACTGAGAGAAAAAGACAACCCCAAATATTTGGAAAAAGAAGCCGGTGTCCAAATTTCTCCACGTTCCAAAGATGCCCTATTGAATGAATTGGACATTACGACCTTCGCACTAGATAATTTATCCAAAGCCTTTGGTCCTGATTTTGCTTGTTACGATGGTAGAACGGTTTCTCGTCAGCCCAACACAGATTTACAGCTTATTTCTAGAGTTTTAAAAATCGATGGCGAGCGCTTGAATTTCAAAAAACCATCTACTATTTACGCAGAATACGATGTTCCTGTAGATGCATGGTATTATGAGCAGAACTCTACGGCAACGATGCCCTACTCTGTTTTGATGGAAATCGCCTTGCAACCTTGTGGTCTATTGGGAGCTTATTTGGGTTCTACGTTACCTTTTTCTGACAAAAATCTATTCTTCCGTAATTTAGATGGTACAGGAGAAATGTTCGATTTGCCTTTTGGAACAGATTGGAGAGGAAAAACAATTCATAACAAATCGGTATTGGTTTCTTCCGTTGCATTGGGTGGCACTGTCCTACAAAACTACACCTTCGAATTAAGTATTGATGGTCAAGTCTTTTATAAGGGAAAATCATCTTTTGGATTCTTCCCTGGCGAAGCTTTAGCACAACAAGTTGGCTTAGATAATGGCGTAGAAGTTCCTGCTTGGTATGTAAGTCAAAATTTGCAACCTAAAGATTATGTCTCTATCAATTTAGATTCGTTATATGGCAAGATGAAACTATTCAAAGCGCCAGCAGACAAACCTCATTATCGCTTGGCAGGTGATCAATTGTTATTATTAGATAAGCTAAAAATTGTCAAAGACGGCGGAGAATATGGCAAAGGCTATATCCACGCTAGCAAAATTGTTAATACATACGATTGGTTCTTTACCTGTCACTTCTATCAAGATCCTGTTATGCCTGGTTCTCTGGGAGTTGAAGCGATTCTGCAAGCTATGCAAACATTTGCTTTGCAACAAAACTTGGGTAAAGCATTTAAATCTCCTAAATTTGTGCAATTAGATCATCACAAAACTGTCTGGAAATATCGTGGGCAAATTTTGTTAGGCGTAGAAAATATGCATTGTGAGGTACATTTCAAAACCATTGAAAAACGTGGCGACACCCTTGCCATTATTGGCGATGCTTATCTTTGGAATGAGGGTACTCGTATTTATCAAGTGACTGATTTAGCACTAGGTATTAAAGAGGCTTAA
- a CDS encoding DinB family protein — translation MKLLKAIEELESYVDKASLVNEKISKSTIGWQIGHMLKVIYGVAKTVEKSDPKKYKRKFNLTRTIIFLTNKIPRGKGKSPKTVRPKEEEMTKEALLNLTKECKEALRSMQNVAPNAYFDHPYFGLLNKNQAFRFLEIHTEHHLKIIRDITRS, via the coding sequence ATGAAATTATTAAAGGCTATTGAGGAATTGGAATCCTATGTAGATAAAGCATCTTTGGTTAATGAAAAAATTTCCAAGTCTACTATTGGATGGCAAATAGGACATATGTTAAAAGTGATCTATGGAGTCGCAAAGACAGTTGAAAAATCCGATCCCAAGAAGTATAAGCGAAAGTTCAATCTTACACGCACAATTATCTTTTTGACCAATAAAATACCAAGAGGAAAGGGAAAGTCTCCTAAGACCGTTCGCCCGAAAGAAGAAGAAATGACTAAGGAAGCTTTGCTGAATTTGACAAAAGAATGCAAAGAAGCTTTAAGGTCGATGCAAAATGTGGCTCCTAATGCGTATTTTGATCATCCTTATTTTGGTCTATTGAATAAAAATCAAGCGTTTCGTTTCTTGGAAATTCATACAGAACATCACTTAAAAATTATTCGAGATATTACACGTTCGTAA
- a CDS encoding outer membrane beta-barrel protein — MRILFLVICAFSYPFFSFSQKGLELTINNSINFSFILNQNDQQEASILSRTSIGNTSLVTVGHNFSKTLGIATGLGFTYLQQNYVQTTTAKQLKILQETSFRALTYIRLPLLFRISSSPNAPVQFFMRLGPHLDALITARGRTKYPFNSGRSDKKIDYRDQYGSTEQPLNIFNNFVFGASIDLGAKIQLSELFDLLILAHFESSLTNLEGESAPRYFPSDFRAVTPNDYILVRRHTHGLMVGLNIGLTYRLQSDSMFYQPRSRYRSRYWRAQ, encoded by the coding sequence ATGCGTATTTTATTTTTAGTCATTTGTGCTTTTAGCTACCCTTTTTTTTCATTTTCTCAAAAAGGTTTAGAGCTAACTATTAACAATAGCATCAATTTTTCATTTATACTCAATCAAAATGATCAACAAGAAGCCTCTATACTTTCTAGAACTAGTATTGGAAACACTAGTTTGGTAACAGTTGGTCATAATTTTAGTAAAACCCTAGGCATTGCAACAGGATTGGGGTTTACTTATTTACAACAAAACTACGTCCAAACGACTACTGCTAAGCAGTTAAAAATATTGCAAGAAACTAGCTTTAGAGCCTTAACTTACATTAGACTTCCTCTCCTGTTTAGAATTAGCAGCTCACCTAATGCTCCTGTTCAGTTTTTCATGCGCTTGGGACCACATTTAGATGCTTTAATAACGGCAAGAGGACGAACTAAATATCCTTTCAATTCAGGGCGTTCGGATAAAAAAATAGATTATAGGGATCAATACGGCAGCACCGAACAGCCCTTAAACATTTTCAATAATTTTGTTTTTGGGGCATCTATTGATTTGGGGGCCAAAATTCAACTTAGTGAGTTGTTTGATTTGCTTATTTTAGCACATTTTGAAAGTTCTTTAACCAATTTAGAAGGCGAAAGTGCCCCTCGGTATTTTCCTTCTGATTTTCGTGCAGTGACACCCAATGATTACATTTTGGTTCGCCGTCACACACACGGTTTAATGGTTGGCTTGAACATTGGTCTAACCTATAGATTACAATCTGATAGTATGTTTTACCAACCTAGAAGTCGCTATCGCAGTCGCTACTGGAGAGCACAATAA
- a CDS encoding ABC transporter ATP-binding protein produces the protein MIAVEKLSYSYKGAKSFALDNLNFSIESGEIFGFLGPSGAGKSTTQKILYKILTDYQGEVLIDGVSLDTLGKDYYTRIGVGFELPNHYMKLTARENLTLFGSFYPEEKLQKLETLFEAVGMEEHIDKRVEDYSKGMKMRLNFIRSIMHNPDIIFFDEPTSGLDPINAHKVKEQIKNLKAQGKTIFITTHDMTTADELCDRVSFIVDGKIVLTDTPSNLKHIHGKECIQVTMNNWEKTEFPVKNIGHNQMFLELIKREDLMKIETLEATLEEVFIKVTGTSLKI, from the coding sequence ATGATAGCAGTAGAAAAACTTAGTTATAGTTACAAAGGAGCCAAGAGCTTTGCTTTGGATAACCTTAATTTTTCCATCGAGAGTGGAGAAATATTTGGTTTTTTAGGACCATCTGGTGCAGGAAAAAGTACGACTCAAAAGATTTTGTACAAAATCTTGACCGACTATCAAGGAGAGGTCTTAATAGATGGTGTATCTTTGGATACTTTGGGTAAAGACTATTATACTAGGATTGGTGTGGGGTTTGAACTGCCCAATCATTACATGAAATTGACCGCTAGAGAGAACTTAACCTTGTTCGGCTCTTTTTACCCAGAAGAAAAGCTACAAAAGTTGGAAACATTATTTGAAGCGGTTGGGATGGAAGAACATATCGACAAAAGAGTAGAGGATTATTCGAAAGGAATGAAAATGCGGTTAAATTTTATTCGGTCGATTATGCACAATCCTGATATTATCTTTTTTGACGAACCAACTTCAGGTTTAGACCCCATCAATGCACACAAAGTTAAAGAGCAAATAAAAAATCTAAAAGCGCAAGGAAAGACGATTTTTATTACTACTCATGATATGACGACGGCCGATGAATTGTGCGATCGAGTCTCCTTTATTGTTGATGGAAAAATTGTTTTGACAGATACGCCTTCTAATTTAAAGCACATTCACGGTAAAGAATGTATTCAAGTAACGATGAATAATTGGGAAAAGACAGAGTTTCCTGTGAAAAATATTGGGCACAATCAAATGTTTTTGGAGTTGATAAAAAGAGAAGATCTAATGAAAATAGAAACTTTAGAAGCTACTCTAGAGGAAGTATTTATTAAAGTAACGGGTACCAGTTTAAAAATCTAG